A DNA window from Oncorhynchus tshawytscha isolate Ot180627B linkage group LG13, Otsh_v2.0, whole genome shotgun sequence contains the following coding sequences:
- the LOC112265296 gene encoding sushi domain-containing protein 6 isoform X1: MSARWGSLWLRGHVILGYGLILLVVLPDLTTGRQGNCTYPLVPEHGGFRCEPSPCRGFPQKSLIYFFCEPGYAIPKEMVRSLRCRQGKWIPSVPTCLAMRDRHVNYEDQVAHSLPSVATTAVGVSIFLLTTTACLVIKSRLFHCHSHSRRSSDQMDLMVDGLPVSLPSYEEAVYGSWGQRLPPCRGPTQLLLSQAAPGPSLAHTLSDSSYRIHPSNQSPDILPPPYEEMESHPREGQSEDDVQAIQVALSDDKNI; this comes from the exons ATGTCTGCGCGGTGGGGGTCTTTATGGCTGCGTGGACATGTCATTCTGGGCTATGGGCTCATTCTCCTGGTCGTCCTTCCAGACCTCACCACAG GCAGGCAAGGGAACTGCACCTACCCGCTGGTGCCAGAACACGGAGGCTTCCGCTGCGAGCCCTCCCCCTGCCGAGGCTTCCCCCAGAAGAGCTTGATCTACTTCTTCTGTGAGCCCGGCTATGCCATCCCAAAAGAGATGGTGCGCAGCTTGCGCTGCCGCCAAGGCAAATGGATCCCCAGCGTGCCCACCTGTCTCGCCATGCGAG ACAGACATGTTAACTATGAGGACCAGGTGGCCCACTCACTCCCCAGCGTTGCCACGACGGCAGTGGGCGTGTCCATATTCCTCCTCACCACCACGGCCTGCTTGGTGATCAAGTCACGCCTTTTCCACTGTCACTCACACAG CAGGCGGTCCTCTGACCAGATGGATCTGATGGTGGATGGCCTGCCTGTGTCTCTGCCCAGCTATGAGGAGGCTGTCTATGGGAGCTGGGGGCAACGCCTGCCACCCTGCAGAGGGCCCACCCAACTCTTACTTTCCCAGGCGGCTCCAGGTCCATCATTAGCGCACACCCTATCAGATTCCAGTTACCGTATCCATCCATCCAATCAAAGCCCCGATATCCTTCCGCCCCCTTACGAAGAGATGGAATCCCATCCCAGAGAGGGTCAGAGTGAGGATGACGTGCAGGCCATACAAGTTGCACTTTCCGATGACAAGAACATTTGA
- the LOC112265296 gene encoding sushi domain-containing protein 6 isoform X2 → MSARWGSLWLRGHVILGYGLILLVVLPDLTTGRQGNCTYPLVPEHGGFRCEPSPCRGFPQKSLIYFFCEPGYAIPKEMVRSLRCRQGKWIPSVPTCLAMRDRHVNYEDQVAHSLPSVATTAVGVSIFLLTTTACLVIKSRLFHCHSHRRSSDQMDLMVDGLPVSLPSYEEAVYGSWGQRLPPCRGPTQLLLSQAAPGPSLAHTLSDSSYRIHPSNQSPDILPPPYEEMESHPREGQSEDDVQAIQVALSDDKNI, encoded by the exons ATGTCTGCGCGGTGGGGGTCTTTATGGCTGCGTGGACATGTCATTCTGGGCTATGGGCTCATTCTCCTGGTCGTCCTTCCAGACCTCACCACAG GCAGGCAAGGGAACTGCACCTACCCGCTGGTGCCAGAACACGGAGGCTTCCGCTGCGAGCCCTCCCCCTGCCGAGGCTTCCCCCAGAAGAGCTTGATCTACTTCTTCTGTGAGCCCGGCTATGCCATCCCAAAAGAGATGGTGCGCAGCTTGCGCTGCCGCCAAGGCAAATGGATCCCCAGCGTGCCCACCTGTCTCGCCATGCGAG ACAGACATGTTAACTATGAGGACCAGGTGGCCCACTCACTCCCCAGCGTTGCCACGACGGCAGTGGGCGTGTCCATATTCCTCCTCACCACCACGGCCTGCTTGGTGATCAAGTCACGCCTTTTCCACTGTCACTCACACAG GCGGTCCTCTGACCAGATGGATCTGATGGTGGATGGCCTGCCTGTGTCTCTGCCCAGCTATGAGGAGGCTGTCTATGGGAGCTGGGGGCAACGCCTGCCACCCTGCAGAGGGCCCACCCAACTCTTACTTTCCCAGGCGGCTCCAGGTCCATCATTAGCGCACACCCTATCAGATTCCAGTTACCGTATCCATCCATCCAATCAAAGCCCCGATATCCTTCCGCCCCCTTACGAAGAGATGGAATCCCATCCCAGAGAGGGTCAGAGTGAGGATGACGTGCAGGCCATACAAGTTGCACTTTCCGATGACAAGAACATTTGA
- the LOC112265297 gene encoding serine/threonine-protein kinase PAK 4, which yields MFTKKKKPRVQISAPSNFEHRVHTDFDEQEQKFVGLPRQWQSLIEDTAKRPKPFIDVTVITTVEPRKTIVRGSKIAVDGSLTWLLDEFDTMSVTRSNSLRRGSPPIQPRRDSGSSGGGGHENGDLAHRTHHHPDHYGDRDRERPRPDQLAGGDPRHPQRVPRSQREDGRPQQQPRGQEPGSRHRERERPCPPPPPPKPRDMDPRDHHDQVVRRDGPSDKRPKSSYTGRDGSPQSPRDKRPLSGPNIRMPNLPVTEGVIKTAQQSSRPFNTYPRADSEGGRSPTSQELKPARTHETPRHNGPSSGRSGGKAPQQGQLRGEPHHSSHPVLGPEPPHGYQQLKAPVPRPPAPALPPQQALSPQREPQRVSHEQFRAALQMVVDPGDPRTYLDHYIKIGEGSTGIVCIATVKSTGKLVAVKKMDLRKQQRRELLFNEVVIMRDYHHDNVVEMYNSYLVGDELWVVMEFLEGGALTDIVTHTRMNEEQIATVCLSVLKALSVLHTQGVIHRDIKSDSILLTHDGRVKLSDFGFCAQVSKEVQRRKSLVGTPYWMAPELISRLPYGPEVDIWSLGVMVIEMVDGEPPYFNEPPLKAMKMIRDNLPPKLKNLHKVSPLLKGFLDKLLVRDPTQRASANELLKHPFLSKAGPPSCIVPLMRQNRMR from the exons ATGTTCACCAAGAAGAAGAAGCCCCGCGTCCAGATTTCGGCACCTTCCAACTTCGAGCACCGCGTGCACACAGACTTTGACGAGCAAGAACAGAAGTTTGTGGGGCTGCCGCGGCAATGGCAGTCTCTGATCGAGGACACAGCCAAGAGGCCCAAGCCCTTCATCGACGTCACCGTCATCACCACTGTGGAGCCCCGCAAG aCCATAGTGCGGGGTAGTAAGATCGCTGTGGACGGCTCGCTGACATGGCTGCTGGATGAGTTTGACACCATGTCGGTGACCCGCTCCAACTCCCTGAGGCGAGGCAGCCCCCCGATCCAGCCCCGCAGAGACTCCGGATCCTCAGGGGGAGGAGGCCATGAGAACGGGGACCTGGCCCATCGGACACACCACCACCCAGATCACTATGGAGACAGAGATAG GGAGCGGCCCAGGCCAGACCAGTTAGCTGGTGGAGACCCCCGGCATCCCCAGCGGGTACCCCGCTCTCAGAGAGAGGACGGCCGGCCACAGCAGCAGCCCCGGGGCCAGGAGCCAGGCAGCAGGCACCGAGAGAGGGAGCGGCCCTGCCCACCCCCTCCCCCGCCAAAGCCCAGAGACATGGACCCACGGGACCACCACGACCAGGTAGTCCGCAGGGACGGGCCCAGCGACAAGAGGCCCAAGTCCAGCTACACAGGCAGGGACGGCAGCCCCCAATCGCCCCGGGATAAGAGGCCTCTCTCGGGGCCCAACATCCGTATGCCTAACCTCCCTGTCACAGAGGGGGTGATAaagacagcacagcagagcagtaGGCCGTTCAACACCTACCCCCGCGCTGACAGTGAAGGAGGAAGAAGCCCCACCAGCCAG GAGCTGAAGCCAGCCCGAACACACGAAACACCGCGCCACAATGGTCCCTCTAGTGGCCGCAGCGGGGGCAAAGCCCCACAGCAGGGCCAGCTACGAGGAGAACCCCACCACTCCTCCCACCCTGTCCTGGGCCCTGAGCCCCCCCACGGCTACCAGCAGCTGAAGGCTCCTGTTCCCCGCCCTCCGGCCCCTGCCCTACCACCACAGCAGGCCCTCTCACCCCAGAGGGAGCCCCAGCGGGTGTCCCATGAGCAGTTCCGCGCCGCACTACAGATGGTGGTGGACCCGGGTGACCCGCGCACCTACCTGGACCACTACATCAAGATTGGAGAGGGCTCCACCGGCATTGTGTGCATTGCCACCGTCAAGAGCACCGGCAAACTGGTCGCTGTCAAGAAGATGGACCTGCGCAAGCAGCAGCGCCGGGAGCTGCTATTCAATGAG GTGGTGATAATGCGGGACTATCACCATGACAACGTGGTGGAGATGTACAACAGCTACCTGGTGGGAGATGAACTCTGGGTCGTCATGGAATTCCTGGAGGGAGGGGCTTTGACTGACATCGTCACACACACCAG GATGAATGAGGAGCAGATAGCCACAGTGTGCCTGTCTGTGCTGAAGGCTCTGTCAGTGCTGCACACCCAGGGCGTCATCCACAGGGACATCAAGAGTGACTCCATCCTTCTCACCCACGATGGCAGA gtgaAGCTGTCAGACTTTGGCTTCTGCGCCCAGGTGTCTAAAGAGGTCCAGCGGCGCAAGTCCCTGGTAGGCACACCCTACTGGATGGCCCCAGAGCTCATCTCACGACTACCCTATGGGCCTGAG GTGGACATCTGGTCCTTGGGGGTGATGGTGATTGAGATGGTGGACGGAGAACCCCCCTATTTCAATGAGCCCCCCCTCAAAGCTATGAAGATGATCCGTGACAACCTACCACCCAAACTCAAGAACTTACACAAG gtttctcctctcctcaagGGCTTCCTGGACAAATTGCTGGTGCGAGACCCTACCCAGAGGGCCTCAGCCAATGAGCTGCTCAAGCACCCCTTCCTGAGCAAGGCTGGCCCGCCCTCCTGCATCGTGCCTCTCATGAGGCAGAACCGCATGAGATGA